A single region of the Plasmodium malariae genome assembly, chromosome: 7 genome encodes:
- the PmUG01_07015100 gene encoding conserved Plasmodium protein, unknown function, translated as MKNVEKDVNHIKEFIQTFYFAKNVEIVIDESSLKKLNKTLKENNTTSINLYSCYAIWLCMNEIYPSWFDISIHPAQFDSEFDAYECLLKYLNEYHENKFERMIKKIIENLMGLTVNEFIDIYSLVILAALVSDEKQRHVNNILSLNHETQKYIHNIVEILDKEENVNKETKLATDDPTNDAESFNESMKNEIKQLKEKVKYLEMENENLNSSLTEQNKIIEEKNEKMNNLQKQINTAIEKTKNQYIAQIEEQEKKIHELQNIIEKQNKDKSYTENNLKNKIKELEDEQNILKQENSNIENLQNKINMYKEKLDSLMTVQNINKELEDKLKNNTQKMVDMENEIEKLKQESNNIKIYKDKCADLDSTLVNTKKENQKLMQDVEEKNKTIQKLKNDLEAKNQSYDMLKKEQNFDKINIGLSNVDQTEELIRLKKENENLKKQVGSNSNQEIDKVKELESEIDDLKRVNKKLEDKISENMDRGNTNNEVLLKEKYEKSLKEIENKRKEMDNKQKEIEANRKEIDAKQKEIEENRKEIEEKREKIKELAEANKNMKTQMCSIQGNADAAINEKIIKLEAELLMEKKNCGHIEDTTKNKLSKEFNSALQIFKEQLQIREKETEYYRDALKTQIDIYKDEQKLLSDIIHSLGLKYKQLQTYNLSLRNEITGIKLRAQTCAEPGKK; from the exons atgaaaaatgttgAGAAAGATGTAAACCATATCAAAGAATTTATTCAAACGTTTTATTTTGCGAAAAATGTGGAAATAGTAATTGATGAATCCTCTCTGAAAAAACTAAATAAGACACTAAAGGAAAATAACACAACTTcgataaatttatattcctGTTATGCTATATGGCTATGTATGAATGAAATATACCCATCATGGTTTGATATATCAATTCACCCTGCTCAATTTGACTCAGAGTTC gACGCTTACGAGTGCTTActcaaatatttaaatgaatatcacgaaaataaatttgaaagGATGATAAAAAAGATCATCGAAAATTTAATGGGATTGACAGTAAATGAG TTTATTGACATATACAGCTTAGTTATATTGGCTGCTCTAGTTTCAGATGAGAAGCAAAGgcatgtaaataatattttatcccTTAATCATGaaacacaaaaatatatacataatattgtAGAAATTTTAGATAAAGAG gaaaatgtaaataaagaAACTAAGTTAGCAACAGATGATCCTActaatg ACGCCGAA AGTTTTAACGAGTccatgaaaaatgaaataaaacagTTGAAAGAAAAGGTTAAATATCTTGAGATGGAAAATGAAAACTTGAACAGCTCACTAactgaacaaaataaaataattgaagagaaaaatgaaaaaatgaacaatttgcaaaaacaaattaatacaGCTAtcgaaaaaacgaaaaatcaATATATTGCACAAATAGaagaacaagaaaaaaaaattcacgagttacaaaatattatagaaaaaCAGAATAAAGATAAGAGTTATACAGAAaacaatttgaaaaataaaataaaagaattagaaGATGAGCAGAACATACTGAAGCAAGAAAATTCGAATATAGAAAATTTgcagaataaaataaatatgtataaagaaaaattagataGTTTGATGActgtacaaaatataaataaggaATTAGAAGATAAGCTTAAA AACAATACACAAAAAATGGTTGATATGGAaaatgaaatagaaaaattaaagcaagagtcaaataatataaaaatatataaggatAAATGTGCAg ATTTAGATTCAACTCTAGTAAATACAAAGAAAGAAAATCAAAAGTTGATGCAAGAtgttgaagaaaaaaataaaaccatacaaaaattgaaaaatgactt AGAAGCGAAAAACCAATCCTATGACATGttgaaaaaagaacaaaattttgataaaattaacat AGGGTTAAGTAACGTCGATCAAACGGAAGAATTAATAAGACTTAAAAAAGagaatgaaaatttaaaaaagcaaGTAGGATCAAATTCAAATCAGGAAATAGACAAAGTGAAAGAG CTTGAAAGTGAAATTGATGACTTAAAAAGAGTAAATAAAAAGCTAGAAGATAAAATATCAGAAAACATGGATAGAGGGAATACAAATAATGAAGTACTgctaaaggaaaaatatgag AAAtctttaaaagaaatagaaaataaaagaaaagaaatggataacaaacaaaaagaaatagaagcAAATCGAAAAGAAATAGAtgcaaaacaaaaagaaatagaagaaaatagaaaagaaatagaagaaaaacgagaaaaaattaaagaattgGCCGAG gcAAACAAAAACATGAAGACTCAGATGTGTAGTATACAAGGAAATGCCGATGCTgctataaat GAAAAAATCATCAAGCTTGAAGCCGAATTACTTATGGAGAAGAAAAATTGCGGGCATATTGAAGatacaacaaaaaataaattaagcaAGGAATTTAATTCT GcattacaaatttttaagGAACAACTACAAATTAGGGAAAAGGAAACTGAATATTACAGAGATGCACT GAAGACACAAATAGATATTTATAAAGACGAACAAAAACTATTAAGCGATATTATTCATAGCTTAGGtttgaaatataaacaaCTGCAAACTTATAATCTTTCCTTAAGGAACGAAATTACAGGAATAAAATTAAG agcCCAGACATGTGCAGAAccaggaaaaaaataa